In Leptodactylus fuscus isolate aLepFus1 chromosome 2, aLepFus1.hap2, whole genome shotgun sequence, one genomic interval encodes:
- the NR0B1 gene encoding nuclear receptor subfamily 0 group B member 1: MACLDKCHCSVDNRRHSSILYNILKNEEHTDSHKGRKEEHTGGYGQSCSCGSQKKVSLKTPQVTCKAASAVLVKTLRFVKSLPCFQELPLVDQLLLVRSCWAPLLVLGLAQDKVDFETVETSEPSMLQRILTNRQGAERKQHQEHLETLGNNLQQQQQQHKVTQLPTASDIRWIKEFLEKCWNLGISNKEYAYLKGIVLFNPDLPGLHCARYIQGLQQEAHQALNEHVKMIQRWDHSRFTKLIVVLSLLRSINANAIAELFFRPIIGSVNMDAMLLEMLGAKI, encoded by the exons ATGGCTTGCCTAGATAAGTGTCACTGTTCTGTAGACAACAGGAGACACAGCAGTATTTTGTACAATATCCTGAAAAATGAGGAGCACACGGATTCCCACAAAGGCAGGAAAGAAGAGCACACAGGAGGCTATGGACAAAGCTGTTCTTGTGGATCTCAGAAGAAAGTCAGTCTTAAAACCCCGCAGGTTACCTGCAAGGCAGCCTCAGCGGTGCTAGTGAAGACCCTAAGGTTTGTCAAGAGCCTGCCCTGCTTCCAGGAGCTCCCCCTGGTTGACCAGCTACTGTTGGTGAGGAGCTGCTGGGCTCCTCTACTGGTGCTAGGACTTGCACAGGACAAGGTAGATTTTGAGACTGTTGAAACATCAGAGCCCAGTATGTTACAGAGGATTTTAACTAACAGACAaggagcagagaggaaacagcACCAAGAACATCTAGAAACACTGGGAAATAatctgcagcagcagcagcagcaacataAAGTCACACAGCTGCCGACAGCCTCAGACATCAGGTGGATCAAGGAGTTCTTAGAGAAGTGCTGGAATCTGGGGATTAGCAACAAAGAGTACgcctatcttaaagggattgtactgtTTAACCCAG ATTTGCCTGGATTGCACTGTGCTCGGTATATCCAGGGATTACAACAGGAAGCCCACCAAGCCTTAAATGAGCATGTCAAGATGATCCAGAGATGGGATCACTCCAGATTCACCAAGTTAATCGTCGTTTTGTCCTTGCTGAGATCCATCAATGCCAACGCCATAGCAGAACTGTTCTTCAGACCCATTATAGGCTCTGTAAATATGGACGCCATGTTATTAGAGATGCTGGGTGCCAAAATATAA